The Geobacillus stearothermophilus ATCC 12980 genome contains a region encoding:
- the brnQ gene encoding branched-chain amino acid transport system II carrier protein: MKTRDVLFTGLMLFSLFFGAGNLIFPPYLGMEAGTAVWPAVLGFIVTGVGLPLLSVAAVAFTKDGIRSLGNAVHPLFSLCFSLAVYLAIGPFFGIPRAASVAYEIGAKPFFPESGSLVMWLFTGLFFALVYWLSLNPSKLVDRIGQLLTPMLLLSIAVLCLTGLIRLDDPQAMPAEKYASAPFVKGMLEGYLTMDTIAALAFGIVVIHALRDRGVDRPALQAKATVQAGLIAGLGLALVYGGIATIGARMAGVGSFANGAELLSYVSSLLFGSGGKLLLGVIVALACLTTAVGLVAACAQYFQELTPTVSYRTYVIVLTLFSFLMSNLGLNALIAVSVPVLTMLYPLAIVLVALSFFRRFYHGSAKVYGMALLFTGMFSLYDGLKTIGLETAWLEPLLSWAPLFSVGLGWVVPALIGAALGLMIDRPSATKRKHAA, encoded by the coding sequence ATGAAAACGAGAGATGTGCTGTTTACTGGATTGATGCTCTTTTCCCTCTTTTTCGGCGCGGGCAACTTGATTTTTCCTCCGTATTTAGGGATGGAAGCGGGAACGGCCGTATGGCCGGCGGTTCTTGGATTTATCGTCACCGGTGTTGGGCTGCCGCTGTTGTCGGTCGCGGCGGTGGCGTTCACCAAAGACGGCATCCGTTCGCTCGGCAACGCTGTTCATCCGCTGTTCAGCCTTTGTTTTTCACTCGCTGTGTATTTGGCGATCGGCCCGTTTTTCGGCATTCCGCGCGCGGCTAGCGTCGCCTATGAAATTGGAGCGAAGCCGTTTTTCCCTGAGAGCGGATCTTTGGTGATGTGGCTGTTTACGGGTCTCTTTTTCGCCCTTGTGTACTGGCTCAGCTTAAACCCCTCGAAGCTTGTGGATCGAATCGGCCAGCTGTTGACGCCGATGTTGCTGCTTTCCATTGCTGTGCTTTGCCTTACCGGTTTAATCCGGCTTGACGACCCACAGGCGATGCCGGCTGAGAAGTATGCCTCGGCGCCGTTTGTGAAAGGGATGCTGGAAGGGTATTTAACGATGGATACGATCGCGGCCCTTGCCTTTGGCATCGTCGTCATTCATGCGCTCCGTGACCGCGGGGTGGACCGGCCGGCGTTGCAGGCAAAAGCCACGGTGCAAGCCGGATTGATCGCTGGATTGGGACTCGCGCTCGTTTATGGCGGTATTGCCACCATTGGTGCTAGAATGGCTGGTGTCGGCTCATTTGCCAACGGAGCCGAGCTATTGTCATACGTGTCATCGCTGCTGTTTGGCAGCGGAGGGAAGTTGCTGTTGGGCGTGATCGTGGCGCTTGCCTGCTTAACAACGGCGGTTGGTCTAGTCGCTGCTTGTGCGCAATACTTTCAAGAGCTCACCCCGACTGTTTCGTACCGAACGTATGTCATTGTATTAACCTTATTTAGCTTTTTGATGTCAAACCTCGGCTTAAATGCGTTGATCGCTGTTTCCGTTCCAGTGTTGACGATGCTGTATCCATTGGCGATCGTGCTCGTCGCCCTGTCGTTTTTCCGCCGCTTTTACCATGGTTCGGCGAAAGTGTACGGGATGGCGTTGCTCTTTACCGGCATGTTCAGCCTGTATGACGGTTTGAAAACGATCGGGCTGGAGACGGCATGGTTAGAACCGCTCCTCTCATGGGCGCCGCTGTTTTCAGTCGGGCTCGGCTGGGTTGTCCCTGCGCTGATTGGCGCTGCGCTTGGCTTGATGATCGATCGGCCGTCCGCAACGAAACGGAAACATGCGGCGTAA
- a CDS encoding YecA family protein: MAIGRNDPCPCGSGKKYKKCCMNKQQEREIKRVRQRRFFDQKYELSQMVQRFLDESLSYDEREAVNRTFRRMIEQKDHREELKVFETLWRFFLHRYPNGLRGVEWFQQEKGRRLSPELKEMLDRWVRLVPRLVQFVDLHDEGGVAVDRLTGEKLLMPYCETLEVVRPWGGMFAFLEPFDGGYYVCGVSSIVDPKGVERAEENIRVLLTQTDWPYEKVAVEHFLDIVDAGYPPRADDVQEECTRWTYEYECQEAAEAMRKLASIGRAHIDHDDGEKVEGSWCTNVYHYVGVISPKPIHVFELGGSLSAHRSRLVLSTEEEGTAEQLVSLLQAFGYSPKERKRGTEAVLRRKGIENVSLHIDSDPDSPPWVATMAGLDVQMEKALHTPLEKWNGKTPHEMAREGRVQEVDEWLKEYEFHLFNMQERANLPVLIGVNSIRSRYGLPPSPFSSSHRLSDLWKMKWMGPERTETLLIRAEWEGMYFTDDALAFYNEVIVSEEKEAKEACWAVVLLVCEYMTGRTFSSWEDVGEEDWKQCIVEQIPSRWSSFSWEVVSRALDMLLEWADWLDRRYGTNHRTVIGAVLEEVRSELEHCFALLDEWRGENGKADEELMAWQLARLFGLPIPLSVGFSFFRVKRVEQGKAVLDWLAHNRTVTWDIPKRAEPHLLPGMYIVAATDRNGKLDDLARVYPPSFSPYVESWLQALQEWPDKVEKERAAFQERLLASLSRLLRRP, from the coding sequence ATGGCAATCGGCCGAAATGACCCGTGCCCGTGCGGAAGCGGGAAAAAGTATAAGAAGTGCTGCATGAACAAACAGCAGGAGCGTGAAATCAAGCGGGTGCGGCAGCGCCGCTTTTTTGACCAAAAATATGAGCTGTCGCAAATGGTGCAGCGGTTTTTGGATGAATCGCTGTCTTATGATGAACGCGAAGCGGTCAACCGTACATTTCGCCGAATGATCGAACAAAAGGATCATCGTGAAGAGTTGAAGGTGTTTGAGACGCTTTGGCGTTTTTTCCTCCATCGTTATCCGAATGGATTGCGCGGCGTTGAATGGTTTCAACAGGAAAAAGGGCGTCGTCTGTCTCCGGAGCTCAAGGAAATGTTGGACCGCTGGGTTCGACTTGTGCCGCGGCTTGTGCAATTTGTCGATTTGCATGATGAAGGAGGAGTGGCGGTCGACCGGTTGACGGGCGAGAAACTTCTCATGCCGTATTGCGAGACATTGGAGGTTGTGCGCCCTTGGGGCGGCATGTTTGCCTTTTTGGAGCCCTTTGACGGCGGCTATTACGTTTGCGGTGTATCATCGATTGTGGATCCGAAGGGCGTGGAACGGGCGGAAGAGAACATTCGCGTCTTGTTGACGCAAACCGATTGGCCGTATGAAAAGGTAGCCGTTGAACATTTTCTCGATATCGTTGATGCAGGCTATCCTCCGAGGGCGGACGATGTGCAAGAGGAGTGCACGCGATGGACGTATGAATACGAATGCCAGGAAGCCGCTGAGGCGATGAGGAAGCTTGCTTCGATCGGACGCGCTCACATTGATCATGACGATGGGGAGAAAGTGGAAGGTTCATGGTGCACCAATGTGTACCATTATGTCGGAGTGATTTCCCCCAAGCCGATTCATGTGTTTGAATTAGGCGGGTCATTATCCGCTCATCGGTCGCGTCTCGTGTTGTCTACCGAGGAGGAAGGGACGGCCGAACAGCTCGTGTCGCTGCTGCAGGCGTTTGGGTATTCCCCAAAAGAACGAAAACGGGGGACAGAAGCCGTTTTGCGCCGAAAAGGGATCGAAAACGTTTCGCTTCATATTGATTCAGACCCAGACTCTCCCCCTTGGGTGGCAACGATGGCCGGATTGGATGTTCAAATGGAAAAAGCCCTTCACACCCCGCTTGAGAAATGGAATGGAAAAACCCCTCACGAAATGGCGCGCGAGGGGCGTGTGCAGGAAGTGGATGAGTGGCTGAAAGAGTATGAATTCCATTTATTTAACATGCAAGAACGAGCCAATTTGCCGGTGCTCATCGGAGTGAATTCCATTCGCTCCCGTTATGGATTGCCCCCATCTCCGTTTAGCTCATCACATCGTCTTTCGGACTTATGGAAAATGAAATGGATGGGGCCGGAAAGAACCGAGACATTGTTGATCCGCGCGGAATGGGAAGGGATGTATTTTACCGATGACGCATTGGCGTTTTATAACGAAGTCATCGTGAGCGAAGAAAAAGAAGCCAAAGAGGCGTGTTGGGCCGTGGTTTTGCTCGTGTGTGAATATATGACCGGGCGGACGTTTTCATCGTGGGAGGACGTAGGAGAAGAAGACTGGAAACAATGCATCGTCGAGCAAATCCCGTCAAGATGGAGTTCGTTTTCATGGGAAGTGGTGAGCCGAGCGCTCGATATGTTGCTTGAGTGGGCCGATTGGCTGGACCGCCGTTATGGAACGAATCATCGAACTGTTATTGGTGCCGTGCTGGAAGAGGTCAGAAGCGAATTGGAACATTGCTTTGCTTTGCTGGATGAATGGAGGGGCGAGAACGGAAAGGCGGATGAGGAACTGATGGCTTGGCAGCTTGCTCGTTTGTTTGGTTTGCCTATTCCCCTTTCCGTCGGTTTCTCGTTTTTCCGCGTCAAGCGTGTGGAGCAGGGGAAGGCGGTGCTGGATTGGCTTGCCCATAACCGAACGGTGACATGGGACATTCCGAAGCGGGCAGAGCCGCATCTGTTGCCGGGCATGTATATCGTCGCCGCGACCGATCGCAACGGCAAGCTGGACGATCTTGCCCGCGTATATCCGCCGTCTTTCTCTCCGTACGTAGAGTCGTGGCTTCAGGCGCTGCAAGAGTGGCCAGACAAGGTGGAGAAAGAACGGGCTGCGTTTCAAGAGCGCCTGCTTGCCTCGTTGTCCCGTTTGCTTCGCCGGCCGTAG
- a CDS encoding plasmid pRiA4b ORF-3 family protein yields the protein MEEKRLIDLIDELMTKLNSTKTSHPHGRWTETPKSKSTTSKKPRRSKTAYQLKISLNGIRPPIWRRVLVPGHATFHELHLIIQEAMGWEQAHLYEFDFGSVLIGIPDGWDSFQLEKELMDARRIPLQQWLTEEKQKFLYIYDFGDYWRHTVTVEKIETLPKPLERAACLKGKRACPPEDCGGVYGYLELLEAAVQKDSLADPELRELVDWMYDMKGEDFDPDAFDVEEANERLAYIRL from the coding sequence ATGGAAGAGAAAAGACTCATCGACTTGATCGACGAATTGATGACGAAGCTTAATTCAACGAAAACTTCCCATCCGCACGGTCGATGGACGGAAACACCAAAAAGCAAAAGCACGACATCAAAGAAACCGCGTCGCTCCAAAACCGCCTATCAGTTAAAAATATCCTTAAACGGCATCCGCCCGCCGATTTGGCGGCGCGTCCTTGTTCCCGGACATGCGACATTTCACGAGCTTCATCTCATCATCCAAGAAGCGATGGGATGGGAACAAGCCCATTTATACGAATTCGATTTCGGAAGCGTTCTCATCGGCATCCCTGACGGCTGGGATTCGTTTCAGCTGGAAAAAGAACTGATGGACGCCCGCCGCATCCCATTACAGCAATGGCTGACGGAAGAAAAACAAAAGTTTCTATATATTTACGATTTTGGCGACTACTGGCGCCATACCGTCACTGTTGAAAAGATTGAAACACTCCCAAAACCGTTGGAACGCGCCGCTTGCCTGAAAGGAAAACGGGCGTGCCCTCCCGAGGATTGCGGCGGCGTCTATGGCTACCTGGAGCTGCTGGAAGCGGCGGTGCAAAAAGACTCTCTTGCCGATCCCGAATTGCGCGAGCTGGTAGACTGGATGTACGACATGAAAGGCGAAGATTTTGATCCTGATGCCTTTGACGTCGAGGAAGCGAACGAGCGGCTGGCCTATATCCGATTGTAA
- a CDS encoding M20 family metallopeptidase — MTKEEIKRLVDEVKADVIAWRRHLHAHPELSFQEEKTAQFVYETLQSFGGLEITRPTKTSVMARLVGPKPGRVVAIRADMDALPIQEENTFEFASKTPGVMHACGHDGHTAMLLGTAKIFDQLRDHIHGEIRFLFQHAEELSPGGAEEMVQAGVMDGVDVVIGTHLWSPLERGKIGIVYGPMMAAPDRFFIRIIGKGGQGAMPHQTIDAIAIGAQVVTNLQHIVSRYVDPLEPLVLSVTQFVAGTAHNVLPGEVEIQGTVRTFDAELRQTVPQWMERIVKGITEAHGASYEFQFDYGYRPVINYDEVTRVIEETARELFGEEAVARLKPNMGGEDFSAFLQKAPGSFFYVGARNEEKGIVYPHHHPRFTIDEDALEIGVQMFVAATLKLLAEAE, encoded by the coding sequence ATGACAAAGGAAGAAATCAAACGGCTCGTCGATGAAGTGAAAGCGGACGTCATCGCCTGGCGCCGCCACTTGCATGCCCATCCTGAATTGTCATTCCAGGAAGAGAAAACGGCGCAATTTGTGTACGAGACGCTGCAATCGTTCGGCGGTCTCGAGATTACCCGTCCGACGAAAACGAGCGTCATGGCGCGCCTTGTCGGCCCAAAGCCAGGCCGGGTCGTCGCCATTCGCGCCGATATGGACGCGCTGCCGATTCAAGAGGAAAACACGTTTGAATTTGCCTCCAAAACCCCAGGCGTCATGCATGCGTGCGGGCATGACGGCCATACGGCGATGCTGTTGGGGACGGCGAAAATTTTTGACCAGCTTCGCGATCACATTCATGGTGAGATTCGCTTTTTGTTCCAACACGCGGAAGAACTGTCCCCGGGTGGGGCGGAGGAGATGGTGCAAGCGGGTGTCATGGACGGGGTGGACGTCGTCATCGGCACTCACCTTTGGTCGCCGCTTGAGCGTGGAAAAATCGGCATTGTGTATGGACCGATGATGGCCGCACCCGACCGCTTTTTCATCCGCATCATCGGCAAAGGCGGCCAAGGAGCGATGCCGCACCAAACGATCGATGCGATCGCCATCGGGGCGCAAGTCGTGACGAACTTGCAGCACATCGTCTCACGCTATGTCGATCCGCTCGAGCCGCTTGTTCTGTCCGTGACACAATTTGTGGCGGGTACGGCCCATAATGTCCTGCCAGGGGAGGTCGAAATCCAAGGGACAGTGCGCACGTTCGACGCCGAGCTGCGCCAGACGGTGCCGCAATGGATGGAGCGCATTGTCAAAGGAATCACCGAAGCGCACGGCGCCTCGTATGAGTTTCAATTTGACTATGGCTACCGCCCGGTCATTAACTACGATGAAGTGACCCGCGTCATCGAAGAAACGGCGCGCGAGCTGTTCGGTGAAGAGGCAGTGGCTCGCTTGAAACCGAACATGGGCGGCGAAGATTTTTCGGCGTTCTTGCAAAAAGCGCCGGGCAGCTTCTTTTACGTCGGCGCTAGAAACGAAGAAAAGGGGATCGTCTACCCGCACCACCACCCGCGCTTTACGATTGACGAAGACGCGCTTGAGATTGGCGTGCAAATGTTTGTCGCCGCGACGTTGAAACTGTTGGCGGAAGCAGAGTAG
- a CDS encoding YecA family protein — translation MSVGRNDPCPCGSGKKYKKCCMNKAMEEEAKRARQHRFFEQKYELSQRVHRFLDEVLPYAEQRAAKHAFRQAVRQTKQGEMLEPLETLWYLFVHRFPNGMRGVEWFRREKGRRLSLELRNMLDRWVQLVPRLVQFVDRREDGGVVVDRLTGETLFLPFCEMMPNVVPWGGMFAFLEPFDDGYYIQGAVAIVGPNEVGEAEEKIRTLLQETNMPYEKLAFSHFLDIVGACLGASSLSERGTEAVEQWTVIYDMSDARNALRQLERNGIVIVDEETDEAVKGSLRGVMYEYHDDLASSPIYLNELAGFVEGQGRTMTLFTFDADAERVLTKTLEAMGLPATVVSRSAKTHLVPKGVKLLSYDVQLPPSEPSYMALVANSAVMLEQTLHVPHEEWGGRSVHELAMSGEQETVEQWLRAYEYHAFELLRQEGSPVMVDTNSIRSRYGLPLSPFVTPKIKRTTSVQVLQRLDEGGYFAMPAEWKMRFFGADLVRFYQEKTEGKSEATKAKYRLSVTAVGHYLQTTPLSSWDALEARHWQQCLAFHYVMFSPDISINRAKQVLSGVQAFTKWLDGRYRTSHARVVRQLVTELQESLLKAVRLLRLYHRPDLPMGMADIICKEMVERKEEYRTGMFQVVSVGREKAVIRWLETGEQFHWRLPLSVKSYVEPGMCLEAAFTNNGALAAVQRVYPPQAAPYMEAFVRFDRPSAKV, via the coding sequence ATGTCGGTCGGCCGAAACGACCCGTGTCCGTGCGGGAGCGGGAAAAAGTATAAAAAATGCTGCATGAACAAAGCGATGGAGGAAGAGGCGAAAAGGGCGCGGCAACATCGGTTTTTTGAACAGAAGTATGAGCTGTCGCAACGAGTGCACCGCTTCTTGGACGAGGTGCTGCCGTACGCTGAACAGCGAGCGGCAAAACATGCGTTTCGCCAGGCGGTTCGGCAAACGAAACAAGGTGAGATGCTTGAGCCGCTCGAAACGCTTTGGTACTTGTTCGTTCACCGTTTCCCAAACGGGATGCGCGGCGTTGAATGGTTTCGACGCGAGAAAGGGCGTCGCTTATCGTTGGAGCTGCGAAACATGCTTGACCGATGGGTTCAGCTTGTTCCGCGCCTCGTTCAGTTTGTCGACCGCCGTGAAGATGGAGGAGTGGTGGTCGATCGATTGACGGGGGAAACGTTGTTTCTGCCATTTTGTGAGATGATGCCGAACGTAGTTCCATGGGGCGGTATGTTTGCATTCCTCGAACCGTTTGACGACGGTTATTATATTCAAGGCGCTGTTGCCATCGTCGGACCGAATGAGGTAGGGGAGGCCGAAGAAAAAATACGCACTCTTCTCCAAGAGACGAACATGCCGTACGAAAAGCTGGCATTTTCCCATTTTCTTGATATTGTCGGCGCATGTCTCGGCGCTTCTTCATTATCGGAGCGCGGGACGGAAGCAGTTGAACAATGGACGGTCATCTACGACATGTCCGATGCGCGCAACGCTCTCCGTCAGCTGGAACGAAATGGAATCGTGATTGTTGATGAGGAAACTGATGAAGCCGTCAAAGGTTCGTTGCGCGGTGTGATGTATGAATATCACGATGATCTTGCCTCCAGCCCGATTTATCTGAACGAACTAGCCGGCTTTGTAGAGGGGCAGGGGCGGACGATGACGCTCTTCACCTTTGATGCGGACGCCGAGAGGGTGCTGACGAAGACGCTTGAGGCAATGGGGCTGCCGGCGACGGTTGTATCGCGGTCAGCGAAGACACACCTTGTCCCTAAAGGAGTGAAGTTGCTGTCATACGACGTCCAGTTGCCGCCGAGTGAGCCGTCATATATGGCGCTCGTGGCCAACAGTGCGGTGATGCTAGAGCAGACGCTGCATGTGCCGCATGAAGAATGGGGGGGACGGTCCGTTCACGAATTGGCCATGAGCGGCGAGCAGGAAACAGTGGAGCAATGGCTGCGCGCATATGAGTACCATGCGTTCGAACTTCTCCGCCAAGAAGGCAGTCCGGTGATGGTCGATACGAACAGCATCCGTTCCCGCTACGGTTTGCCGCTCTCGCCATTTGTGACGCCTAAGATCAAGCGGACAACGTCTGTTCAAGTATTGCAACGGCTCGATGAGGGCGGATATTTTGCCATGCCGGCGGAATGGAAAATGCGCTTTTTCGGCGCCGACCTCGTCCGTTTTTACCAAGAAAAAACGGAAGGAAAATCAGAGGCGACGAAAGCGAAATACCGCCTCAGTGTGACGGCGGTCGGCCATTACTTGCAGACGACGCCGCTGTCATCGTGGGATGCGCTAGAAGCACGCCATTGGCAGCAATGTTTGGCATTTCACTACGTCATGTTTTCTCCTGACATAAGCATCAATCGAGCGAAACAAGTATTAAGCGGCGTTCAGGCGTTCACGAAATGGCTGGACGGCCGCTATCGGACAAGCCATGCCCGGGTCGTGCGCCAACTCGTGACGGAATTGCAGGAGTCGTTGTTAAAAGCGGTCCGCCTTCTTCGATTGTATCATCGCCCTGATTTGCCAATGGGGATGGCTGACATTATTTGTAAAGAAATGGTAGAAAGGAAAGAGGAGTATCGAACCGGGATGTTTCAGGTGGTGAGCGTCGGACGGGAAAAGGCCGTGATCCGCTGGTTGGAGACGGGCGAACAGTTCCACTGGCGCTTGCCGCTATCGGTGAAATCGTACGTCGAGCCCGGCATGTGCTTGGAAGCCGCGTTCACCAACAACGGCGCATTGGCGGCCGTCCAACGTGTCTACCCGCCGCAGGCCGCTCCTTACATGGAGGCGTTTGTTCGGTTTGACCGGCCATCCGCCAAGGTGTAA
- a CDS encoding UDP-glucose dehydrogenase family protein translates to MKIAIAGTGYVGLVTAACLADKGHDVTCVDVNEEKIRLLNEGIVPIYEPGLDSLIQRNGVRLRFTTNDVEAYQRAEVIMIAVGTPPQPDGSVRLDDVWGALRRIARAAERDCLVVIKSTVPVGTGDEAARFLAENGRPEVKFDVVSNPEFLSQGTAVRDTLQAPRIVLGVDSDRAERVMKELYAPFALPYVVTDRRSAEMIKYAANVFLALKISYINEIANVCELVGADIQAVAEGIGMDPRIGRRFLRAGVGYGGSCLPKDANALYSLAASHGYSLKTVWAAIDVNEKQKWKLLDKARLHIGDFRNRTVAVLGAAFKPGTDDVRESPALANIERLIAEGAVVRVWDPAALEHVVRRFGDAVVCCETIEEAIRGADVCFIFTEWPAVLQFDLHRYKTLMKTPLVVDGRNCYDPKAAEAAGLIYESIGRPVVVGWQSAIKETVEHHE, encoded by the coding sequence GTGAAGATAGCGATTGCGGGAACGGGATATGTTGGACTTGTGACCGCGGCTTGTCTGGCCGATAAAGGGCATGATGTGACATGCGTCGATGTGAACGAAGAGAAAATTCGCCTATTAAATGAAGGGATCGTCCCGATTTATGAGCCGGGGCTTGACTCGCTTATTCAGCGAAACGGCGTTCGCCTTCGCTTTACGACCAACGATGTGGAAGCGTATCAACGGGCGGAAGTGATCATGATCGCCGTCGGCACGCCGCCGCAGCCGGACGGGTCTGTGCGGCTTGATGATGTATGGGGCGCATTGCGACGCATCGCCAGGGCGGCCGAACGCGATTGCCTTGTCGTTATCAAGTCGACCGTGCCCGTCGGCACTGGCGATGAAGCCGCCCGTTTTTTGGCGGAAAACGGACGGCCGGAGGTGAAATTCGACGTCGTATCCAACCCGGAGTTTTTGTCGCAAGGAACGGCAGTGCGCGATACACTGCAGGCGCCGCGCATTGTATTGGGAGTGGATTCGGACCGGGCTGAACGGGTGATGAAGGAGCTGTACGCCCCGTTTGCCCTCCCGTACGTCGTGACGGACCGGAGAAGCGCTGAGATGATCAAGTATGCGGCCAATGTGTTTTTGGCGTTGAAAATTTCGTACATCAACGAGATCGCCAATGTATGCGAGTTGGTAGGCGCTGATATTCAGGCGGTGGCGGAAGGAATCGGCATGGATCCGCGCATCGGCCGCCGCTTTTTGCGCGCCGGCGTCGGGTATGGCGGCTCTTGCCTGCCGAAAGATGCAAATGCCCTCTATTCCTTGGCGGCTTCCCACGGCTATTCGCTCAAAACGGTATGGGCGGCGATCGACGTCAATGAGAAACAAAAATGGAAACTTCTTGACAAAGCGCGTCTGCACATTGGGGATTTCCGCAACCGGACGGTCGCCGTGCTTGGCGCCGCATTCAAGCCGGGCACCGATGATGTGCGCGAGTCTCCTGCCTTGGCGAACATCGAGCGGCTCATTGCCGAAGGAGCAGTCGTGCGCGTCTGGGACCCAGCCGCTCTCGAACATGTCGTCCGCCGTTTTGGCGATGCGGTTGTTTGTTGCGAGACGATCGAGGAAGCCATTCGCGGCGCGGATGTTTGTTTCATTTTCACCGAATGGCCGGCTGTGCTGCAATTTGACCTTCACCGTTACAAGACGCTGATGAAAACACCGCTTGTGGTGGATGGGCGGAATTGCTACGACCCGAAGGCGGCCGAAGCCGCCGGCTTAATCTACGAGTCGATTGGGCGGCCGGTGGTGGTCGGATGGCAAAGCGCGATAAAGGAAACGGTGGAGCATCACGAATGA
- a CDS encoding N-acetylmuramoyl-L-alanine amidase, whose amino-acid sequence MRRGGWLAASFCLLWLLAVLWPSGVKGEKETEETKRLAVVTADRVNVRQGPGVPYHPVASVHRGDVYRLVDVKDGWLKIEWEKNRTGWLAARYVALAKETAVVQEDRLRLRQEPSRDGRIIGHLAQGETVLVIGEEGGWKQVVTEDAIGWAAASYLAPAEARSISQQTGTVAADSLNVRAEPSLHAPRIGRLVRGEEVDIVEKKPGWYKIASSTGLGGWVSSAYVQVKGGQANEKEAEVPQSAGRSLPSIIAPSDSRLYADSWTSGPVQALAGKTIVLDPGHGGKDGGAKSVAGVKEKELTLGTARLLKNKLQSYGARVVLTRSSDEYVPLSARVAAARLYQADAFISLHYDSAADPDASGITIYYYDRFADYELAQSFQGLFRQLSALPFRGIAFGDYYVLRENEKPSVLLELGYLSNRSDAAVVATNGYQEAVTTAIVNAMRHYFQ is encoded by the coding sequence ATGAGGCGGGGGGGATGGCTCGCCGCATCGTTTTGTTTGCTTTGGTTGCTGGCGGTCCTTTGGCCGTCGGGAGTGAAAGGAGAAAAAGAAACGGAAGAAACGAAGCGTCTGGCGGTGGTGACGGCGGATCGCGTGAATGTCCGCCAAGGGCCGGGGGTGCCGTACCACCCGGTGGCAAGCGTCCACCGCGGTGACGTGTACCGGTTGGTGGATGTGAAAGACGGTTGGTTGAAAATTGAATGGGAGAAAAATCGGACCGGGTGGCTCGCGGCGCGGTACGTCGCGTTGGCAAAAGAGACAGCCGTCGTGCAAGAAGACCGGCTCCGCCTTCGCCAAGAGCCGAGCCGAGACGGGCGAATTATCGGACATTTGGCGCAAGGGGAAACGGTGTTGGTGATTGGGGAAGAAGGCGGCTGGAAACAGGTCGTGACGGAAGACGCCATCGGTTGGGCCGCTGCATCGTATTTGGCGCCAGCCGAGGCCCGCTCGATTTCACAACAGACTGGAACGGTGGCCGCCGATTCACTCAACGTGCGAGCTGAACCGTCGCTTCACGCCCCGCGGATCGGCCGTCTTGTTCGTGGCGAAGAAGTTGACATTGTGGAAAAGAAGCCGGGATGGTACAAAATTGCCTCCTCAACAGGGCTTGGTGGCTGGGTTTCGTCCGCGTATGTGCAGGTAAAGGGTGGACAAGCCAATGAAAAGGAAGCGGAAGTGCCCCAGTCGGCTGGCCGCTCGCTGCCTTCCATCATCGCGCCTAGCGACTCGCGCCTTTATGCAGACAGCTGGACGAGCGGTCCTGTTCAGGCGCTGGCCGGAAAAACGATCGTCCTTGACCCTGGCCACGGAGGCAAAGACGGCGGTGCGAAAAGTGTCGCTGGCGTTAAGGAAAAGGAGTTGACGTTGGGAACGGCGAGGCTTCTAAAAAACAAGCTGCAATCTTACGGCGCTCGCGTCGTGCTGACGCGCTCCAGCGATGAGTATGTGCCGCTGTCGGCGCGTGTTGCCGCCGCCCGCCTGTATCAGGCGGACGCGTTTATTAGCTTGCATTACGACAGCGCCGCTGATCCAGATGCGTCCGGCATCACCATTTACTATTACGATCGGTTTGCGGATTACGAATTGGCGCAATCGTTCCAAGGGCTGTTCAGGCAACTTTCCGCATTGCCGTTTCGCGGCATCGCCTTTGGCGACTATTACGTGTTGCGAGAAAACGAGAAGCCGTCCGTGTTGCTTGAGCTCGGCTATTTAAGCAATCGGTCGGACGCTGCGGTTGTGGCGACAAACGGTTATCAAGAAGCGGTGACGACGGCCATCGTGAACGCCATGCGCCATTATTTTCAATAG